One Streptomyces lincolnensis genomic region harbors:
- a CDS encoding molybdopterin oxidoreductase family protein → MRKRDRTPKTYTRLTHPLVRDSRDEPFRQAGWDEALDRAARGLERNRGAFGMFSCARATNEMNFVAQKFARVVMGTNNVDSCNRTCHAPSVAGLSAAFGSGGGTSSYEEIEHTDVIVMWGSNARFAHPIFFQHVLRGIRNGARMYAVDPRRTSTAEWAESWLGLNVGTDIPMAHAIGREIIHAGLANETFIERATSGFEEYRKLVEPWTLSLAEKVTGVPAAAIRELAHAYARAERAQLCWTLGITEHHNGTDNVRALINLSLLTGHVGRYGAGLQPLRGQNNVQGGGDMGAIPNRLPGFQDILDPDTRLKFESAWDTVIQPHYGLNLTEMFEAMEEGSLTAVYCIGENPAQSEADSEQAVRRMRQLDFLVVQDIFLTKTAELADVVLPATAGWAETDGTTTNSERRVQRVRRAVTPPGEAREDIDIICDLAARLGHEWKYADSEAVWNELRSVSPDHYGMTYERLAEHQGIQWPCPDPARLEPTYLHGRLWEPDPADRGRPAPFGLVQHDPPVDLTDERYPIRLTTGRRLDSYNTGVQSGSYASPLRRGEFIELCPEDAEKYGVVVGEEVQISSRRGAVVAPVWIDTALRPGLAFMTMHFPDEVDTNQLTIEANCPIAGTAEFKASAIRIEKLPVATIVR, encoded by the coding sequence ATGAGGAAACGCGACCGGACCCCGAAGACCTACACACGGCTCACCCATCCGCTCGTCCGCGACTCCCGTGACGAACCCTTCCGGCAGGCCGGTTGGGACGAGGCCCTGGACCGGGCGGCCCGGGGCCTGGAACGCAACCGCGGCGCCTTCGGCATGTTCTCCTGCGCCCGCGCCACCAACGAGATGAACTTCGTGGCGCAGAAGTTCGCCCGGGTCGTCATGGGCACCAACAACGTCGACTCCTGCAACCGGACCTGCCACGCCCCGAGCGTGGCCGGCCTCTCCGCCGCCTTCGGCTCGGGCGGCGGGACCTCCTCGTACGAGGAGATCGAGCACACGGACGTCATCGTGATGTGGGGCTCCAACGCCCGCTTCGCGCACCCGATCTTCTTCCAGCACGTGCTGAGGGGGATCAGGAACGGCGCCCGCATGTACGCCGTCGACCCGCGCCGTACGTCCACCGCCGAGTGGGCCGAGAGCTGGCTCGGTCTGAACGTCGGCACCGACATCCCGATGGCGCACGCGATCGGCCGCGAGATCATCCACGCGGGGCTGGCGAACGAGACCTTCATCGAGCGGGCGACCAGCGGCTTCGAGGAGTACCGGAAGCTCGTCGAGCCGTGGACGCTCTCGCTGGCGGAAAAGGTGACGGGCGTACCGGCCGCCGCCATACGGGAGTTGGCGCACGCCTACGCCCGCGCCGAGCGCGCCCAGCTGTGCTGGACCCTCGGCATCACCGAGCACCACAACGGCACCGACAACGTCCGGGCGCTCATCAACCTGTCGCTGCTGACCGGCCATGTCGGCCGCTACGGCGCCGGGTTGCAGCCCCTGCGCGGCCAGAACAACGTGCAGGGCGGCGGCGACATGGGGGCGATCCCCAACCGTCTGCCGGGGTTCCAGGACATCCTGGACCCGGACACCCGACTGAAGTTCGAGTCGGCCTGGGACACCGTCATCCAGCCGCACTACGGACTGAACCTGACGGAGATGTTCGAGGCGATGGAGGAGGGCTCGCTCACCGCGGTCTACTGCATCGGCGAGAACCCGGCGCAGTCGGAGGCCGACAGCGAACAGGCCGTACGCCGGATGCGGCAACTCGACTTCCTCGTCGTGCAGGACATCTTCCTGACGAAGACGGCCGAGCTGGCGGACGTCGTGCTGCCGGCGACCGCGGGGTGGGCCGAGACCGACGGCACCACCACCAACAGCGAGCGCCGGGTCCAGCGGGTCCGCCGGGCGGTCACCCCGCCCGGCGAGGCCCGCGAGGACATCGACATCATCTGCGACCTGGCGGCCCGGCTCGGTCACGAGTGGAAGTACGCCGACTCCGAGGCGGTCTGGAACGAGCTGCGCTCGGTCTCGCCGGACCACTACGGAATGACGTACGAACGCCTGGCGGAGCACCAGGGCATCCAGTGGCCCTGCCCGGACCCCGCGCGGCTCGAACCCACCTATCTGCACGGCCGGTTGTGGGAACCGGACCCCGCCGACCGCGGGCGCCCCGCTCCCTTCGGGCTGGTGCAGCACGATCCGCCGGTCGACCTCACGGATGAGCGGTATCCGATCCGGCTGACCACCGGCAGGCGCCTGGACTCGTACAACACCGGTGTGCAGAGCGGGAGTTACGCCTCCCCGCTGCGGCGCGGCGAGTTCATCGAGCTGTGCCCGGAGGACGCCGAGAAGTACGGGGTCGTGGTCGGCGAGGAGGTCCAGATCTCCTCGCGGCGCGGGGCGGTCGTCGCGCCGGTGTGGATCGACACCGCTCTCAGGCCCGGGCTGGCCTTCATGACCATGCACTTTCCCGACGAGGTGGACACCAACCAGCTGACGATCGAGGCCAACTGCCCGATCGCGGGGACGGCGGAGTTCAAGGCGTCGGCGATCCGGATCGAGAAGCTCCCGGTTGCGACCATCGTGAGGTGA
- a CDS encoding 2-dehydropantoate 2-reductase, which yields MKVAVLGAGAIGAYVGAALHRAGADVYLVARGPHLAAMRQHGVQVLSPRGDFTARAHATDDPAEIGPVDYVFLGLKANSYAACGPLIEPLLHDTTAVIAAQNGIPWWYFHRHGGPYDGHRVESVDPGGAVSAVLAPERAIGCVVYAATELEGPGVVRHLEGTRFSLGEPDRSRSPRCLAFGEAMRAGGLKCPVEPDLRNDIWLKLLGNISFNPISALARATMRQMCLHGGTRKVIEIMMTETLAVAEALGCEVGVSIERRLAGAERVGDHRTSTLQDLERGKPLELDVLLAAVVELAEITGVDVPTLRTVHAISDLLALRSAA from the coding sequence ATGAAAGTCGCAGTACTCGGCGCCGGAGCCATCGGTGCCTATGTCGGAGCCGCGCTGCACCGCGCCGGCGCCGACGTGTATCTCGTCGCCCGTGGACCGCATCTGGCGGCCATGAGGCAGCACGGCGTCCAGGTGCTCAGCCCGCGCGGCGACTTCACCGCCCGGGCCCACGCCACCGACGACCCGGCCGAGATCGGCCCGGTCGACTACGTCTTCCTCGGCCTGAAGGCCAACTCGTACGCGGCGTGCGGGCCGCTGATCGAGCCACTGCTGCACGACACCACGGCGGTCATAGCCGCCCAGAACGGCATTCCCTGGTGGTACTTCCACCGGCACGGCGGCCCCTACGACGGCCATCGCGTCGAGAGCGTGGACCCCGGCGGCGCGGTCAGTGCGGTGCTCGCGCCCGAACGGGCCATCGGCTGTGTCGTCTACGCGGCCACCGAACTCGAAGGACCGGGCGTCGTACGACACCTGGAAGGCACCCGGTTCTCCCTCGGCGAGCCGGACCGCTCCCGCTCGCCCCGCTGTCTCGCCTTCGGCGAGGCCATGCGGGCCGGCGGCCTCAAGTGCCCGGTCGAGCCGGATCTGCGCAACGACATCTGGCTCAAGCTGCTCGGCAACATCTCCTTCAACCCGATCAGCGCGCTGGCCCGCGCCACCATGCGGCAGATGTGCCTGCACGGCGGCACCCGCAAGGTCATCGAGATCATGATGACCGAGACCCTGGCGGTCGCCGAGGCCCTCGGCTGCGAGGTCGGCGTCTCCATCGAACGCCGGCTCGCGGGCGCCGAACGGGTCGGCGACCACCGCACCTCCACGCTCCAGGACCTGGAGCGCGGCAAACCGCTGGAGCTCGACGTGCTGCTCGCGGCCGTCGTCGAACTGGCGGAGATCACCGGCGTGGACGTGCCCACCCTGCGCACCGTGCACGCCATCTCGGACCTGCTCGCGCTGAGGAGCGCCGCATGA
- a CDS encoding response regulator transcription factor: MRVAIAEDSVLLREGLARLLTDAGFEVLGRCGDADELRLLLRGRLPDVVIVDIRLPPTHSDEGLRAAVEIRAAHPGVGVLVLSQYIEIGLAMKLLADSAEGVGYLLKDRISDVPDFLAAVRRVATGGSAIDPTIVSTLLSRRRSDDPLGQLTPREHEVLELMAAGNSNQGIADHMTITLRAVEKYVSSVFAKLGLPATGSESRRVLAVLLFLRA, from the coding sequence GTGCGCGTAGCCATCGCGGAGGACAGCGTTCTGCTCCGGGAGGGACTGGCCCGGCTGCTCACGGACGCGGGTTTCGAGGTGCTGGGCCGTTGCGGCGACGCGGACGAGCTGCGTCTGCTGCTGCGGGGCCGGCTGCCCGACGTGGTGATCGTCGACATCCGGCTGCCTCCCACGCACAGCGACGAAGGCCTGCGCGCCGCCGTGGAGATCCGTGCCGCCCATCCCGGCGTGGGGGTCCTGGTGCTGTCGCAGTACATCGAGATCGGCCTAGCCATGAAGCTGCTGGCGGACTCCGCCGAGGGCGTGGGCTATCTGCTCAAGGACCGCATCAGCGACGTGCCCGACTTCCTCGCCGCCGTGCGCAGGGTGGCCACGGGCGGTTCGGCCATCGACCCGACCATCGTGTCCACCCTCCTGTCCCGCCGGCGCAGCGACGACCCGCTCGGCCAACTGACGCCCAGGGAACACGAGGTGCTGGAGCTGATGGCCGCCGGCAACTCCAACCAGGGCATCGCGGACCACATGACGATCACGCTGCGGGCCGTGGAGAAGTACGTGTCGAGCGTCTTCGCCAAGCTCGGCCTGCCGGCCACCGGCAGCGAATCCCGCCGGGTTCTGGCCGTGCTGCTGTTCCTGCGCGCCTGA
- a CDS encoding sensor histidine kinase, translating into MGRNPPGFARRRDRSEKPGRPAVVALAAATVLMVGALVFLAADGDTDAVHAALLLWLGLSYACAGLVAWWHRPALRIGPLMILTGFSVFAAALGWAENTVLHTVGQTFDLVPPVLVLHVFLAYPDGRLVGRPERLLVAVGYTAAIGAQVAVMVLGGLGPGLRLAHEPDAAMVLHDVELVVIAGVSLIGVARLVVRRRAGGRPLRRSLALLIDSFALGLVMIGVLLLVGVFEGRAFPTVQQVSIAVISLAPTAFLAGLLSARLARSAVAELMVELRAEPVDLRAPLARALRDPTLSLVYWLPQFGCWADQEGKPVELPTDGRRVATLTRSAGEPVAALVHDPALHDEPELLDAVSAAAAIALENGRLQAQLRANVDELRGSRARVIEAGQKERQRLERDLHDGAQQRLVALSLELGILEARLDGDAASRALLTRAKKEIAASLGELRDVARGLHPAVLSAHGLAVALESLAARAAVPVRLTVTLEGRVTEAVEVAAYYVVCESLANIGKHARATTATVSVVRDSGQVVIEVVDDGLGGADTEGGSGLRGLADRVEALDGRLRVWTPRGGGTRVRAELPCA; encoded by the coding sequence ATGGGCAGGAACCCGCCCGGGTTCGCGCGGCGGCGCGACCGGTCCGAGAAGCCCGGCCGGCCGGCCGTCGTCGCCCTGGCCGCCGCCACGGTCCTGATGGTCGGCGCCCTGGTCTTCCTGGCGGCGGACGGCGACACGGACGCGGTGCACGCCGCGCTGCTCCTGTGGCTGGGACTGTCCTACGCCTGCGCCGGCCTGGTCGCGTGGTGGCACCGGCCGGCGCTGCGCATCGGCCCGCTGATGATCCTCACCGGCTTCAGCGTGTTCGCGGCCGCGCTGGGGTGGGCGGAGAACACCGTCCTGCACACCGTGGGCCAGACGTTCGACCTGGTCCCGCCGGTGCTGGTGCTGCACGTGTTCCTGGCCTACCCGGACGGGCGGCTGGTGGGACGGCCGGAGCGGCTGCTCGTCGCCGTCGGCTACACCGCCGCGATCGGCGCGCAGGTGGCCGTGATGGTGCTCGGCGGTCTGGGCCCGGGGCTCCGGCTCGCCCATGAGCCGGATGCCGCCATGGTCCTGCACGACGTCGAACTGGTGGTCATCGCGGGGGTGTCGCTCATCGGCGTGGCGCGGCTCGTCGTCAGGCGACGGGCCGGCGGGCGGCCGCTGCGCCGGTCCCTGGCCCTGCTGATCGACTCCTTCGCGCTGGGACTGGTGATGATCGGCGTCCTGCTGCTGGTCGGGGTGTTCGAGGGGCGGGCGTTCCCGACGGTGCAGCAGGTGAGCATCGCGGTGATCAGTCTGGCTCCCACTGCCTTCCTCGCCGGTCTGCTCAGCGCCCGGCTGGCCCGGAGCGCCGTCGCGGAACTCATGGTCGAGCTCCGGGCCGAGCCGGTGGATCTGCGTGCCCCGCTGGCCAGGGCGTTACGTGATCCGACGCTGTCGCTGGTGTACTGGCTGCCACAGTTCGGGTGCTGGGCCGACCAGGAGGGCAAGCCGGTCGAACTGCCCACCGACGGCAGGCGGGTGGCCACGCTGACCCGGAGCGCCGGAGAGCCCGTGGCGGCCCTCGTCCACGACCCGGCCCTGCACGACGAGCCCGAACTGCTCGACGCGGTCAGCGCCGCGGCGGCCATCGCGCTGGAGAACGGCCGCCTCCAGGCGCAGTTGCGGGCCAACGTCGACGAACTGCGCGGATCTCGCGCCCGGGTCATCGAGGCGGGACAGAAAGAGCGTCAGCGGCTGGAGCGCGATCTGCACGACGGAGCCCAGCAGCGCCTCGTCGCCCTCTCCCTGGAGCTGGGGATCCTGGAGGCACGGCTGGACGGCGACGCCGCGTCCCGGGCCCTGCTGACCCGGGCCAAGAAGGAGATCGCGGCCTCTCTGGGCGAGTTGCGCGATGTGGCACGCGGCCTGCACCCCGCGGTGCTCAGCGCGCACGGCCTCGCGGTCGCCCTCGAATCCCTCGCGGCGCGGGCCGCCGTGCCCGTACGCCTGACCGTCACCCTGGAGGGCCGAGTGACCGAGGCCGTGGAGGTCGCCGCGTACTACGTGGTCTGCGAGAGCCTGGCCAACATCGGCAAGCACGCGCGGGCCACCACCGCGACGGTGAGTGTCGTGCGCGACAGCGGTCAGGTCGTCATCGAGGTGGTCGACGACGGTCTGGGGGGCGCGGACACCGAGGGCGGCAGTGGGCTGCGCGGGCTGGCGGACCGCGTGGAGGCCCTCGACGGCCGGCTCCGGGTGTGGACGCCACGCGGCGGCGGCACCCGGGTGAGGGCGGAACTGCCGTGCGCGTAG
- a CDS encoding MMPL family transporter: MKTRVIQDEPEEPLRPRYDSPRTSDSPRTSDRSERLTMSRLLYRIGHFSGRHPWRVLVTWLAIVAAAFLLNQSVGGANDESFRLPGAESQKAADALRDRFPQETVATSDIVFHSDEGLTGPAAKAALARARTDLAAIPHVIAVSDPYDARSPTVSRDGRIAFTTVAFDSNEKITAAQFDAAQQAIEPARAAGLQVEYGGGLAEAKGDDGGNSEMLGIGLAVVILAIAFGSLVAMSLPVVVALAALLFGISVIGILSGVVDVPKIATVVAMMLGLGVGIDYALFVLTRYRQNLAGGMPVPEAAGRANATAGLSVLFAGITVIVAIVGLQVAGIPMLTVMGWISALMVAVTLLAALTLLPAMLGLVGTRVDSLRIPLVKRRPTYNPRSKSSRWSALVVRKPLRYGIAAAVLLGALAVPVFSMRLGIPDAGNDPPGTTTRTSYDLLAEGFGPGVNGPLQVVIELNGADRSALDGVDTAVRADPGVASVGAIALSPKNDLAAFSVTPATAPQNAATDRLVDRLRDDVLPTALRGTDAAPMLTGETAMVKDLSAQLQARMLWFLGAVIGLSFIVLMIVFRSVLVPLKAAALNLLSIGASYGVVVAVFQWGWGASLLGVHETMPIFSLAPMLMFAVLFGLSMDYEVFLLSRVREQYRRHGDPHAAIIEGVGSTARVITSAALIMIGVFGAFVLDPNVQTKVFGVGLSVAVLLDVTLVRMVLVPSAMSLLGRHAWWLPGPLDRILPDIHPDMDDADALLPADAPSEGKTPGARPAELV; encoded by the coding sequence ATGAAGACCCGGGTCATCCAGGACGAACCCGAAGAGCCCCTGCGGCCTCGCTACGACAGCCCTCGCACCTCCGACAGCCCCCGCACCTCCGACCGTTCGGAAAGGCTCACCATGTCCCGACTGCTCTACCGGATCGGACACTTCTCCGGCCGGCACCCCTGGCGCGTACTCGTCACCTGGCTGGCGATCGTGGCCGCCGCGTTCCTGCTCAACCAGTCCGTCGGCGGCGCCAACGACGAGAGCTTCCGGCTGCCGGGCGCGGAGTCCCAGAAGGCCGCCGACGCGCTCAGGGACAGGTTCCCGCAGGAGACCGTGGCCACGTCGGACATCGTCTTCCACTCCGACGAGGGCCTGACCGGCCCCGCCGCGAAGGCCGCCCTGGCCAGGGCCCGCACCGACCTCGCCGCGATACCGCACGTGATCGCCGTGTCGGACCCCTACGACGCGCGCAGCCCGACGGTGAGCCGCGACGGGCGGATCGCCTTCACCACCGTGGCCTTCGACTCCAACGAGAAGATCACCGCGGCCCAGTTCGACGCCGCGCAGCAGGCCATCGAGCCCGCCCGCGCCGCCGGCCTCCAGGTCGAGTACGGCGGCGGCCTGGCCGAGGCGAAGGGCGACGACGGGGGCAACAGCGAGATGCTGGGCATCGGGCTCGCCGTGGTCATCCTCGCGATCGCGTTCGGTTCCCTGGTCGCCATGAGCCTGCCCGTGGTGGTGGCGCTGGCCGCCCTCCTCTTCGGCATCAGCGTGATCGGCATCCTGTCCGGTGTCGTCGACGTCCCGAAGATCGCCACCGTCGTCGCCATGATGCTGGGGCTCGGAGTCGGCATCGACTACGCGCTGTTCGTCCTCACCCGGTACCGCCAGAACCTGGCCGGCGGCATGCCCGTCCCCGAGGCGGCGGGTCGCGCCAACGCCACGGCCGGCCTGTCCGTGCTGTTCGCCGGGATCACCGTCATCGTCGCGATCGTCGGGCTCCAGGTGGCGGGCATTCCGATGCTCACCGTGATGGGCTGGATCTCCGCGCTCATGGTGGCCGTGACCCTGCTCGCCGCGCTCACCCTGCTGCCCGCCATGCTCGGGCTGGTCGGCACCCGGGTCGACAGCCTGCGGATTCCCCTCGTGAAGCGGCGGCCCACCTACAACCCGAGGTCCAAGTCGAGCCGTTGGTCCGCCCTGGTGGTACGCAAGCCCCTGCGCTACGGCATCGCCGCCGCCGTCCTGCTCGGTGCCCTGGCCGTGCCCGTCTTCTCCATGCGGCTCGGCATCCCGGACGCGGGCAACGACCCGCCCGGCACCACCACGCGCACGTCGTACGACCTGCTCGCCGAGGGCTTCGGCCCCGGCGTCAACGGTCCGCTCCAAGTGGTGATCGAGCTGAACGGCGCCGACCGGTCCGCGCTCGACGGGGTGGACACGGCGGTGCGCGCCGATCCGGGTGTCGCCTCCGTGGGCGCGATCGCACTCAGCCCGAAGAACGACCTGGCCGCGTTCTCCGTCACCCCGGCCACCGCACCGCAGAACGCCGCCACCGACCGGCTCGTCGACCGCCTCCGCGACGACGTACTGCCCACGGCCCTGCGCGGCACCGACGCGGCACCCATGCTCACCGGCGAGACCGCCATGGTGAAGGACCTGTCCGCGCAACTCCAGGCGCGCATGCTGTGGTTCCTGGGCGCCGTCATCGGACTCTCCTTCATCGTCCTGATGATCGTGTTCCGGTCGGTGCTGGTGCCCCTCAAGGCGGCCGCCCTCAACCTGCTGAGCATCGGCGCGTCGTACGGGGTCGTCGTGGCCGTCTTCCAGTGGGGCTGGGGCGCGAGCCTGCTCGGCGTGCACGAGACCATGCCGATCTTCTCCCTGGCGCCCATGCTCATGTTCGCGGTCCTCTTCGGACTGTCCATGGACTACGAGGTGTTCCTGCTCAGCCGGGTGCGTGAGCAGTACCGCCGCCACGGCGACCCGCATGCCGCGATCATCGAGGGCGTCGGCTCCACGGCCCGCGTCATCACGAGCGCGGCACTGATCATGATCGGTGTGTTCGGCGCGTTCGTGCTGGACCCGAACGTCCAGACCAAGGTGTTCGGCGTCGGACTGTCCGTGGCCGTCCTCCTGGACGTCACGCTGGTGCGGATGGTGCTCGTCCCGTCCGCGATGAGTCTGCTCGGACGGCACGCCTGGTGGCTGCCCGGCCCGCTGGACCGGATCCTGCCGGACATCCACCCGGACATGGACGACGCCGACGCGCTGCTGCCCGCCGACGCGCCGAGCGAAGGGAAGACTCCGGGCGCACGTCCGGCGGAACTGGTCTGA
- a CDS encoding OFA family MFS transporter, with amino-acid sequence MSPPVAPPGWSRWLVPPAALSVHLSIGQAYAWSVFKPPLESALDLSGTQSALPFQLGIVMLGLSAAFGGTLVERNGPRWAMTVALICFSSGFLLSALGAATEQYWLIVLGYGFVGGIGLGIGYISPVSTLIKWFPDRPGMATGIAIMGFGGGALIASPWSAQMLESFGSDNEGIALAFLVHGLTYAVFMTLGVLLVRVPRTEKPVEGAPSILAGPQVSARQAVRTPQFWCLWVVLCMNVTAGIGILEKAAPMITDFFKETSTPVSVTAAAGFVALLSAANMAGRIGWSSTSDLIGRKNIYRVYLGVGAAMYALIALFGDSSKPLFILCALVILSFYGGGFATIPAYLKDLFGTYQVGAIHGRLLTAWSTAGVLGPLIVNWIADRQEEAGRSGAALYGLSFVIMIGLLVVGFVANELVRPVDPRHHIPAPGDASSPASTTDASSDASSDALSEKETADVQRQQPESA; translated from the coding sequence ATGAGTCCCCCAGTCGCACCGCCGGGATGGAGCCGCTGGCTTGTCCCCCCGGCCGCTCTCTCGGTCCACCTCTCCATCGGCCAGGCATACGCGTGGTCCGTGTTCAAGCCGCCGCTCGAATCGGCCCTCGACCTCAGCGGCACCCAGAGCGCGCTGCCGTTCCAGCTCGGCATCGTCATGCTCGGTCTGTCCGCCGCGTTCGGCGGCACGCTCGTCGAGCGCAACGGTCCGCGCTGGGCGATGACCGTGGCCCTGATCTGCTTCTCCTCCGGCTTCCTGCTCTCCGCGCTGGGCGCGGCCACCGAGCAGTACTGGCTGATCGTCCTCGGCTACGGCTTCGTCGGCGGCATAGGCCTCGGCATCGGCTACATCTCGCCCGTCTCCACACTGATCAAGTGGTTCCCGGACCGGCCCGGCATGGCCACCGGCATCGCCATCATGGGCTTCGGCGGCGGCGCGCTGATCGCCTCGCCCTGGTCCGCGCAGATGCTGGAGTCGTTCGGCAGCGACAACGAGGGCATCGCGCTCGCGTTCCTCGTCCACGGACTGACGTACGCCGTCTTCATGACACTGGGCGTGCTGCTGGTACGGGTGCCGCGCACCGAGAAGCCGGTCGAGGGGGCGCCCAGCATCCTCGCCGGCCCGCAGGTCTCGGCCCGCCAGGCCGTGCGCACCCCGCAGTTCTGGTGTCTGTGGGTCGTGCTCTGCATGAACGTGACCGCGGGCATCGGCATCCTGGAGAAGGCCGCGCCGATGATCACGGACTTCTTCAAGGAGACCTCGACGCCGGTGTCGGTCACCGCCGCAGCCGGGTTCGTCGCCCTGCTGTCCGCCGCCAACATGGCGGGCCGGATCGGCTGGTCGTCCACCTCCGACCTGATCGGCCGCAAGAACATCTACCGCGTCTACCTGGGCGTGGGCGCCGCGATGTACGCGCTGATCGCCCTGTTCGGCGACTCCTCCAAGCCGTTGTTCATCCTGTGCGCGCTGGTGATCCTGTCCTTCTACGGCGGTGGCTTCGCCACCATCCCCGCCTATCTCAAGGACCTCTTCGGCACCTACCAGGTCGGCGCGATCCACGGGCGGCTGCTCACCGCCTGGTCCACGGCCGGCGTCCTCGGACCCCTGATCGTGAACTGGATCGCCGACCGGCAGGAGGAGGCGGGCCGGTCCGGCGCCGCCCTGTACGGTCTGTCCTTCGTCATCATGATCGGGCTGCTCGTCGTCGGCTTCGTCGCCAACGAACTCGTCCGGCCCGTCGATCCCCGCCACCACATTCCCGCGCCCGGCGACGCGTCGAGCCCTGCGTCGACGACCGATGCGTCGAGTGATGCGTCGAGCGATGCCCTGAGTGAGAAGGAGACCGCCGATGTCCAGCGACAGCAGCCAGAGTCCGCCTGA
- a CDS encoding MFS transporter small subunit — MSSDSSQSPPDRRGLIAFAWVWVGVPLAYGVYELVQKATQLFTG, encoded by the coding sequence ATGTCCAGCGACAGCAGCCAGAGTCCGCCTGACCGGCGAGGGCTCATCGCCTTCGCCTGGGTGTGGGTGGGCGTGCCGCTCGCCTACGGGGTGTACGAACTCGTACAGAAGGCCACCCAGCTGTTCACCGGGTGA
- a CDS encoding beta-ketoacyl-ACP synthase III, with translation MTGSRIAAIGHYQPARVLTNKDLAGMVDTSDEWITSRVGIRTRRIAGPDEPVDELAGHAAAKALAAAGLTPGDIDLVLVATSTAVDRSPNMAARVAARLGIPSPAVMDLNVVCAGFTHALATADHTVRAGAATRALVIGADKMSEVADWTDRTTCVLVGDGAGAAVVEACGPGEEPGIGPVLWGSVPEMGNAVRIEGQPARFAQEGQSVYRWATTQLPAFARKACERAGLTPADLAAVVLHQANLRIIEPLAEKIGAVNAVVARDVVESGNTSAASIPMAFSKLVERGEISSGDPVLLFGFGGNLSYAGQVVRCP, from the coding sequence ATGACCGGCTCGCGCATCGCCGCCATCGGCCACTACCAGCCCGCCAGGGTACTCACCAACAAGGACCTGGCGGGCATGGTCGACACCAGTGACGAGTGGATCACCAGCAGGGTGGGCATTCGCACCCGCCGTATCGCCGGCCCCGACGAGCCGGTGGACGAGCTCGCCGGGCACGCCGCCGCCAAGGCGCTGGCGGCGGCGGGTCTCACGCCCGGGGACATCGACCTGGTGCTGGTCGCCACCTCCACCGCCGTCGACCGCTCCCCGAACATGGCCGCCCGGGTCGCCGCCCGGCTCGGCATCCCCTCGCCCGCCGTGATGGACCTCAACGTGGTGTGCGCCGGGTTCACGCACGCGCTGGCCACCGCCGACCACACGGTCCGCGCGGGCGCGGCCACCCGCGCCCTGGTCATCGGCGCCGACAAGATGTCCGAGGTGGCGGACTGGACCGACCGGACCACCTGCGTCCTCGTCGGTGACGGGGCGGGGGCCGCCGTCGTGGAGGCATGCGGGCCGGGCGAGGAGCCCGGCATCGGACCCGTGCTGTGGGGATCGGTGCCCGAGATGGGGAACGCGGTGCGGATCGAGGGGCAGCCCGCACGGTTCGCGCAGGAGGGGCAGAGCGTCTACCGCTGGGCCACCACGCAGCTCCCGGCCTTCGCCCGCAAGGCCTGCGAGCGGGCCGGGCTCACCCCCGCCGACCTCGCCGCGGTCGTCCTGCACCAGGCGAACCTGCGGATCATCGAGCCCCTCGCCGAGAAGATCGGCGCCGTGAACGCCGTGGTCGCCCGCGATGTCGTCGAGTCCGGGAACACCTCGGCGGCGAGCATCCCGATGGCCTTCTCCAAGCTGGTCGAGCGCGGCGAGATCTCCAGCGGGGACCCGGTGCTGCTGTTCGGCTTCGGGGGGAACCTGTCGTACGCCGGGCAGGTGGTCCGCTGCCCCTGA
- a CDS encoding GntR family transcriptional regulator: MLSTGLPQGAVPKLERPGPLRDRVYEALLELITTRALQPGQHLVESELAGHLGVSRQPVREALQRLNTEGWVDLRPAQGAFVHEPTEAEADQLLTVRTLLEAEAARLAAANATSAGIKALEELCAEGEKAVAAADVDGTVAMNARFHALIMELAGNAVLAELAAQVDRRVRWYYTPIARQRGHQSWIEHRALIAAIAERDEQRATQLMREHTEHTRRSYHARQQG, translated from the coding sequence ATGTTGTCGACAGGACTGCCGCAGGGGGCTGTTCCCAAGCTGGAACGACCCGGTCCGTTGCGCGACCGTGTCTACGAGGCGCTGCTCGAACTCATCACCACGCGTGCCCTTCAGCCCGGACAGCACCTCGTCGAGAGCGAACTCGCCGGGCATCTCGGGGTCTCCCGGCAGCCGGTGCGCGAGGCGCTCCAGCGGCTCAACACCGAGGGCTGGGTCGACCTGCGGCCCGCCCAGGGCGCGTTCGTGCACGAGCCGACGGAGGCGGAGGCCGACCAACTCCTCACCGTGCGCACACTGTTGGAGGCCGAGGCGGCCCGGCTCGCCGCCGCGAACGCCACCAGCGCCGGGATCAAGGCGCTGGAGGAGCTGTGCGCCGAGGGCGAGAAGGCCGTGGCCGCCGCCGACGTGGACGGCACGGTCGCGATGAACGCCCGCTTCCACGCCCTGATCATGGAGCTCGCGGGCAACGCCGTGCTCGCCGAGCTGGCCGCGCAGGTCGACCGCCGGGTGCGCTGGTACTACACGCCCATCGCCCGGCAGCGCGGCCACCAGTCCTGGATCGAGCACCGGGCCCTGATCGCCGCCATCGCCGAGCGTGACGAGCAGCGCGCGACCCAGCTCATGCGGGAACACACCGAACACACGCGCCGCTCCTACCACGCGCGTCAACAGGGCTGA